One stretch of Chloroflexota bacterium DNA includes these proteins:
- the asd gene encoding aspartate-semialdehyde dehydrogenase, producing MNLKAKVPVAVLGATGTVGQRLIALLENHPYFELTAIAASDNSAGRRYGEAVRWHLSTPIPTAVREMVVQPSRPPLDARLVFSALPTDVAKQAEDDFANAGYIVSTNSSPHRMDADVPLLVAEVNAAHLALVETQKQRRGSGGYIIANPNCSTIQLALVLKPLHDAFGITRMIVTTMQAVSGAGYPGVASMDVVDNVIPYIGGEEGKMESEPHKILGTLAGRSIQPATFRLSAHCNRVATMDGHLETVSIEFERKPSLDALHSAFATFSAEPQALNLPMAPEHPIIVRDEIDRPQPRLDRDDQKGMASVVGRIRPCPVLDYKFLVLGHNTLRGAAGGTLLNAELLLAKEMI from the coding sequence ATGAACCTGAAAGCAAAGGTTCCGGTGGCCGTGCTCGGCGCGACGGGCACGGTCGGACAGCGGTTGATCGCGTTGCTGGAAAACCATCCGTACTTTGAACTGACCGCCATCGCCGCCAGCGACAACTCAGCGGGGCGGCGCTACGGCGAGGCGGTGCGCTGGCACTTGTCGACGCCGATCCCGACCGCCGTGCGTGAGATGGTCGTCCAGCCGTCGCGTCCGCCACTCGACGCGCGGCTGGTCTTCTCGGCGCTGCCGACCGACGTGGCGAAGCAGGCCGAGGACGATTTCGCCAACGCGGGCTACATCGTCTCGACGAACTCGTCGCCGCACCGCATGGACGCCGATGTACCGCTTCTGGTCGCTGAGGTCAACGCGGCGCACCTGGCGCTGGTCGAGACGCAGAAGCAGCGGCGCGGCAGCGGCGGCTACATCATCGCCAACCCGAACTGCTCCACGATCCAACTAGCGCTGGTGCTGAAGCCGCTGCACGACGCCTTCGGCATCACGCGCATGATCGTGACGACGATGCAGGCGGTCAGCGGCGCGGGCTACCCCGGCGTCGCGTCGATGGACGTTGTGGACAACGTCATCCCGTACATCGGCGGCGAAGAGGGCAAGATGGAGTCGGAGCCGCACAAGATCCTCGGCACGCTGGCGGGCCGCAGCATCCAGCCGGCGACATTCCGCCTGAGCGCGCACTGCAACCGCGTCGCGACGATGGACGGGCACCTGGAAACGGTGTCGATCGAGTTCGAGCGCAAGCCGTCGCTGGACGCGCTGCACTCCGCGTTCGCCACGTTCAGCGCGGAGCCGCAGGCATTGAACCTGCCGATGGCGCCGGAGCACCCGATCATCGTGCGCGACGAGATCGACCGGCCGCAACCGCGGCTGGACCGCGACGACCAGAAAGGCATGGCCTCGGTAGTCGGCCGCATCCGCCCCTGTCCGGTGCTGGACTACAAGTTCCTGGTGCTGGGACACAACACGCTGCGCGGCGCGGCGGGCGGCACGCTGCTGAACGCCGAGTTGCTGCTGGCGAAAGAGATGATCTAA
- a CDS encoding GNAT family N-acetyltransferase, which yields MNTLTPLCHDERIAIRPYVADDAPGVYTAVQESAESVGRWLPDLGGARSLPDVESYIAAQLESGCPARAHNYVIVACADGAILGGCGLTEIVMHHRFANMYYWVRASRLGEGIAPRAIRLLARHGFETLGFQRVELVIAVGNAASVRAADKAGALREGILRNRIYLHTTTHDAYIYSLVCEDFGLLP from the coding sequence TTGAATACGCTAACCCCGCTCTGTCACGATGAACGCATCGCCATTCGCCCCTACGTCGCGGACGATGCGCCGGGCGTATATACGGCCGTGCAAGAGTCCGCCGAGTCTGTCGGGCGCTGGCTGCCGGATCTGGGCGGCGCGCGCTCGCTGCCAGACGTGGAGTCGTACATCGCCGCGCAGTTGGAGTCTGGCTGTCCCGCCCGCGCGCATAACTACGTCATCGTCGCCTGCGCCGACGGGGCGATCCTGGGCGGGTGTGGCCTGACGGAGATCGTGATGCACCACCGCTTCGCGAACATGTACTACTGGGTGCGCGCCTCGCGCCTGGGCGAAGGCATCGCCCCGCGCGCGATTCGCCTGCTGGCCCGCCACGGCTTCGAGACGCTCGGCTTCCAGCGGGTGGAACTGGTCATCGCCGTTGGCAATGCGGCCAGCGTCCGCGCGGCGGACAAGGCCGGCGCGCTGCGCGAAGGCATTCTGCGCAATCGTATCTATCTGCATACCACGACGCACGACGCATATATCTACTCGCTGGTCTGCGAGGATTTCGGCCTGCTGCCGTAG
- a CDS encoding leucyl aminopeptidase, producing MDFNVKHGRIQDETTDLIVVNVFEGVLAPAGATGAVSAALNGIIADVLASGDFKGKLNSSLIFYPRGTMAAKRVLLVGLGKEGKFGLDAARQAAAHAAKKARDLGVKDYSTIVHGAGAGLLPAGDAAQALAEGALLGLYRYDEFKSSADSSTAVEQINIVEEDPSLVDAVREGVRIGRSIAEGQIVARDLSNKPGNAATPSLLAETASAIAAKYAMQAAILDFEQCKALGMGMFCGVAQGSNEPSRFIVLEHNAGHEGMDTIVLIGKGITFDSGGISIKPTEGMWDMKHDMSGGAAVIGAMQTVGALALPLHVVGIVPATENMLSGTAFKPGDILRAMNGKTIEIHSTDAEGRLVLGDALCYAARYEPQGVIDMATLTGACTVALGKHCAGLLTNDATLAERVKAAGQRTGERVWELPLWEEYDEQIKGTFADIKNTGGRMAGAITAAAILKNYVSYPWVHLDIAGTAYGDTDTGYLTKGATGYGARLCVELLRSWKKQ from the coding sequence ATGGACTTCAACGTCAAACACGGGCGCATACAGGACGAGACGACGGATTTGATCGTCGTCAACGTCTTTGAGGGCGTGCTGGCGCCCGCCGGCGCGACCGGCGCGGTCAGCGCCGCGCTCAACGGCATCATCGCCGACGTGCTGGCCAGCGGCGACTTCAAGGGCAAGCTGAACTCCTCGCTCATCTTCTATCCGCGCGGCACGATGGCCGCCAAGCGCGTGCTGCTGGTCGGGTTGGGCAAGGAAGGCAAGTTCGGGCTCGACGCGGCACGGCAGGCCGCGGCGCATGCGGCAAAGAAGGCGCGCGACCTCGGCGTCAAAGATTACTCGACCATCGTGCACGGCGCCGGCGCGGGTCTGCTGCCGGCGGGCGACGCCGCGCAGGCGCTGGCCGAGGGCGCGCTGCTCGGTCTGTACCGCTACGACGAATTCAAGTCGTCTGCCGATTCGAGCACCGCCGTCGAGCAGATCAATATTGTCGAAGAAGACCCGTCGCTCGTGGACGCCGTGCGCGAGGGCGTACGCATCGGGCGGTCAATCGCAGAGGGGCAGATCGTCGCGCGCGACCTCTCGAATAAGCCGGGTAACGCCGCCACGCCGTCGCTGCTGGCGGAGACGGCGAGCGCCATCGCCGCCAAATACGCCATGCAGGCCGCGATCCTCGACTTCGAGCAGTGCAAGGCGCTCGGCATGGGCATGTTCTGCGGTGTGGCGCAGGGCAGCAACGAGCCAAGCCGCTTCATCGTCCTTGAGCACAACGCCGGTCACGAAGGCATGGATACGATCGTGTTGATCGGCAAGGGCATCACGTTCGACTCCGGCGGCATCAGTATCAAGCCAACCGAGGGCATGTGGGACATGAAGCACGACATGTCGGGCGGCGCAGCGGTGATCGGCGCGATGCAGACCGTCGGCGCGCTGGCGCTGCCGCTGCACGTCGTCGGCATCGTACCCGCCACGGAGAACATGCTCTCGGGGACGGCGTTCAAGCCGGGCGACATCCTGCGCGCGATGAACGGCAAGACGATCGAGATCCACAGCACCGACGCCGAAGGGCGACTGGTGCTCGGCGATGCGCTCTGCTACGCGGCGCGCTACGAGCCGCAGGGCGTCATCGACATGGCGACGCTGACCGGCGCATGCACGGTCGCGCTCGGCAAGCACTGCGCCGGGCTGCTGACGAACGATGCGACACTGGCCGAGCGCGTGAAGGCCGCCGGGCAGCGCACGGGCGAGCGCGTCTGGGAACTGCCGTTGTGGGAAGAGTACGATGAGCAGATCAAGGGCACGTTCGCCGACATAAAGAACACGGGCGGACGCATGGCCGGCGCCATCACGGCGGCCGCCATCCTGAAGAACTACGTCTCCTACCCGTGGGTGCACCTGGACATCGCGGGCACGGCATACGGCGACACGGATACTGGTTACCTGACTAAGGGCGCAACCGGCTACGGGGCGCGCCTCTGCGTGGAGTTGCTCCGGTCCTGGAAGAAGCAGTAA
- a CDS encoding DUF86 domain-containing protein, whose translation MSKHDVPLRLRHMLDHAREACAIAKGRTVSDMGTDRILNLALTRLLEIIGEAASQVPRIDQSHYPQIPWAQIVSLRNRLIHGYDSVDSDIMWQIVTHDLPPLIDELENILLSGEEKP comes from the coding sequence ATGTCGAAACATGACGTGCCGTTACGCTTGCGACATATGCTGGACCATGCACGCGAAGCGTGCGCCATCGCCAAGGGGCGAACCGTGAGCGATATGGGGACCGATCGCATTCTGAATCTTGCGTTGACCAGGCTGCTCGAAATTATCGGTGAAGCGGCCAGCCAGGTGCCGCGCATCGATCAGTCTCACTACCCGCAGATACCATGGGCGCAGATCGTCAGTCTGCGCAACCGACTGATCCATGGTTACGATTCAGTCGATAGCGACATCATGTGGCAGATCGTCACCCATGACTTGCCGCCATTGATCGACGAGCTTGAGAACATCTTATTATCGGGAGAAGAGAAACCATGA
- the pstS gene encoding phosphate ABC transporter substrate-binding protein PstS, with product MKKLVLLFAVVLAALVAACGAAPEPTKAPAPVGSTTAASPSTPAPLGPGAGMVKGAFDGEARALNGAGATFPAVLYTKWFNEYEKVTGVKVNYQAVGSGGGIKSIQDTTVDFGATDGPMSADQEKAAKGGAVLHVPMALGAVVPTYNVPEAKSSLRFSAETLSGIFLGTITKWNDPKLVADNPDLASVNKDIVTVHRADGSGTTFIWTDYLSAVSADWKSKVGSANSVNWPNGLGGQGNAGVAGEVKNSPYSIGYVELIYALQNKLGYGDVKNKTGKFITPSIDSVTAAASGVEQSIPADLKASIVNAEGDRSYPISGFTWLLIYQNQTDKAKGIAVARLAWWSIYDGQKYNRDLGYAPLPDGIVAKGADKIKSIKLPDGTPAFPGK from the coding sequence ATGAAGAAGCTGGTTTTATTGTTTGCAGTTGTGCTCGCGGCGCTGGTTGCCGCCTGTGGTGCGGCACCTGAGCCGACCAAAGCGCCAGCCCCGGTTGGATCCACGACGGCGGCCTCGCCGTCGACGCCCGCCCCGCTCGGCCCCGGCGCCGGCATGGTCAAAGGCGCTTTTGACGGCGAAGCCAGGGCGCTGAACGGCGCGGGTGCGACGTTCCCGGCGGTGTTATACACCAAGTGGTTCAACGAGTACGAGAAGGTGACCGGGGTCAAGGTCAACTACCAGGCCGTCGGCTCGGGCGGCGGCATCAAGAGTATCCAGGACACGACGGTTGACTTCGGCGCCACCGATGGCCCGATGTCGGCCGATCAGGAGAAGGCAGCCAAGGGCGGCGCGGTTCTGCATGTCCCGATGGCGCTTGGCGCGGTCGTCCCGACGTATAATGTGCCGGAAGCCAAGTCGTCATTGAGGTTCAGCGCCGAGACGCTGTCGGGTATCTTCCTCGGCACGATCACGAAGTGGAACGATCCGAAGCTGGTGGCTGACAATCCCGACCTCGCGAGCGTCAACAAAGACATTGTCACGGTGCACCGCGCGGATGGCAGTGGCACTACGTTCATCTGGACCGACTACCTCAGTGCGGTGAGCGCAGACTGGAAGAGCAAGGTCGGCAGCGCCAACTCGGTCAACTGGCCGAACGGACTGGGCGGCCAGGGCAATGCGGGCGTCGCCGGCGAAGTGAAGAACAGTCCGTACTCAATCGGCTACGTCGAGCTGATCTACGCCCTGCAGAATAAGCTTGGCTATGGCGATGTGAAGAACAAAACCGGCAAGTTCATCACGCCGAGCATCGACTCGGTGACAGCGGCGGCCTCGGGCGTCGAGCAGTCGATCCCGGCGGACCTGAAGGCGTCGATTGTGAACGCCGAGGGCGATCGCTCATACCCGATCTCCGGTTTCACGTGGCTGCTGATCTACCAGAACCAGACGGACAAAGCCAAGGGCATCGCGGTGGCGCGCCTGGCCTGGTGGTCGATCTACGACGGCCAGAAGTACAACAGGGATCTCGGCTACGCGCCGCTGCCGGATGGCATCGTGGCGAAGGGCGCCGATAAGATCAAGTCGATCAAATTGCCCGATGGCACGCCGGCATTCCCGGGCAAATAG
- the pstA gene encoding phosphate ABC transporter permease PstA: MSTGSVNLNRHVSRRHIVDRVMDGLLGACAVISASVLLVILGYVAWQGLPALNLAFFTERPLPFGEVGGGVGPAILGTISMLVVAGLIGIPVGIGTAIYLAEFGGGRLAEATRFVIDLLAGLPSIVVGVFVWTLVVRHVIGHFSGLAGAIALAMVVIPIMTRTAEEMLRLVPDSLREASYALGTRRWRTILFVVLPTARAGLVTGGVLSLARAGGETAPLLLTTLGNQFFNFDLTQPMAALPIQIYNYAVSPYDDWHTKAWGSALVLISVIGLFSLLTRVVASRTQVR; encoded by the coding sequence ATGAGCACAGGCAGCGTGAATCTGAACCGGCACGTCAGCCGCCGGCATATCGTCGACCGCGTGATGGATGGCCTGCTCGGCGCCTGCGCCGTCATCTCGGCGTCGGTCTTGCTCGTGATTCTCGGCTACGTCGCGTGGCAGGGCCTCCCGGCGCTGAACCTGGCGTTCTTCACGGAACGCCCGCTGCCGTTCGGCGAGGTGGGTGGCGGCGTCGGCCCGGCCATTCTCGGCACGATCAGCATGCTGGTCGTGGCGGGGCTGATCGGCATCCCGGTCGGCATCGGCACCGCGATCTACCTGGCCGAGTTCGGGGGCGGGCGCCTGGCCGAAGCGACTCGCTTCGTGATCGATTTGCTGGCCGGCCTGCCGTCCATCGTGGTCGGCGTGTTCGTCTGGACGCTCGTCGTGCGGCACGTCATTGGCCACTTCTCCGGCCTCGCCGGGGCGATCGCGCTGGCGATGGTCGTGATTCCGATTATGACGCGCACGGCGGAGGAGATGCTACGACTGGTGCCTGACAGTCTACGCGAAGCGTCGTACGCGCTGGGCACGCGCCGCTGGCGCACCATCCTGTTCGTCGTGCTGCCGACCGCCCGCGCCGGCCTGGTGACCGGCGGCGTGCTGTCGCTGGCGCGCGCCGGCGGCGAAACGGCCCCGCTGCTGCTGACCACGCTCGGCAACCAGTTCTTCAATTTCGACCTGACGCAGCCGATGGCCGCCCTCCCGATTCAGATTTACAACTACGCCGTCTCGCCGTACGACGACTGGCACACCAAGGCGTGGGGCAGCGCACTCGTCCTGATCAGCGTGATTGGCCTGTTCAGCCTGCTGACGCGCGTTGTAGCATCGCGTACGCAGGTGCGCTGA
- a CDS encoding diguanylate cyclase, whose amino-acid sequence MDNGEFYHAILENLYDGVYFVDRKRNITYWNGSAERITGYSRSDMLGRCGKDNLLMHVDESRLQLCSELCPLLATINDGSIREAHVFLHHKDGHRVPVLVRAAPIKDGDGQIIGAVETFSNSTNLIEARQRVAELGEALMRDTLTGVGNRAYLQMKTESALMERRQGRIPISLLFIDIDRFKSFNDTYGHDVGDKVLKMVADTLRHSVRATDSVGRWGGEEFAVLLERAGCDEMAAVAEKLRALVEKSLLPLGDRMVRVTISVGAVQIREDDTPDTLFHRADQAMYQSKTQGRNRVTIAD is encoded by the coding sequence ATGGACAACGGCGAGTTTTATCATGCCATCCTGGAGAATCTGTACGACGGCGTCTACTTCGTCGATCGCAAGCGCAACATCACGTACTGGAACGGCAGCGCGGAACGCATCACCGGCTACAGCCGCAGCGATATGCTCGGTCGCTGCGGCAAAGACAATCTGCTGATGCATGTCGATGAGTCCAGGCTGCAGCTGTGCAGCGAGTTGTGCCCGCTGCTCGCCACGATTAACGACGGATCCATCCGCGAAGCGCATGTATTCCTGCATCACAAAGACGGCCATCGCGTGCCGGTCCTGGTTCGCGCCGCCCCAATCAAGGACGGGGATGGTCAGATCATCGGCGCGGTTGAAACGTTCAGCAACAGCACCAATCTGATCGAGGCGCGCCAGCGCGTTGCCGAACTCGGCGAGGCGCTCATGCGCGATACGCTGACCGGCGTGGGCAACCGGGCGTATCTGCAGATGAAGACCGAAAGCGCGCTGATGGAGCGCAGGCAGGGGCGCATTCCGATCAGCCTCCTGTTCATCGACATCGACCGCTTCAAGTCATTTAACGACACCTACGGCCACGACGTCGGCGACAAGGTGCTGAAGATGGTGGCCGACACGCTGCGGCATAGCGTGCGGGCGACCGACAGCGTCGGGCGCTGGGGCGGCGAGGAGTTTGCCGTGCTGCTGGAGCGTGCCGGGTGCGACGAGATGGCCGCCGTGGCCGAGAAGCTGCGCGCGCTGGTGGAGAAGTCGTTGCTGCCGCTCGGCGACCGCATGGTGCGTGTCACCATCTCGGTTGGCGCCGTGCAGATCCGGGAGGACGATACGCCGGATACGCTCTTCCATCGCGCCGACCAGGCGATGTACCAGAGCAAAACGCAGGGCCGCAACCGCGTGACGATCGCCGACTAG
- a CDS encoding aspartate kinase, giving the protein MLIVMKFGGTSVGDGARIVKAAELAQREIARGNQVVVVSSAMSGVTNALIDAARAAERGDESPSVEARRRLFAQHIGAATTITPQRTIQDKLIADIDRELTVFENLARSVHILGELTTRGLDAIAPRGEIMLVPLLAQALRERGLKAEPIIATELIVTDSVYGNASPLMAETTAKARERLLPLLAGGVVPVVTGFIGATTGGVMTTLGGRGGSDYTATVLGAVLDADEVWIWTDVNGVMSADPRVVPNARTLPELSYAEAAELSYFGAKVLHPKTIVPIASKKKPVRILNTFEPDHPGTAIVPQARTDARTVKAITAIKNLCILSLAGSGMAGVPGVAAKLFGAVAREGISVMMIAQSSSELDICIVIEESASARATAAIEREFELERMRGNIDGVRADHDVTIVAVVGAGLRATPGIAARVFGVLAERGINIISIAQGSSEYNLSLVVKNERANDSLRAIHEAFELERA; this is encoded by the coding sequence ATGCTGATCGTCATGAAATTCGGCGGCACGTCGGTAGGCGACGGGGCGCGCATCGTCAAAGCAGCCGAGCTCGCCCAGCGCGAGATCGCCCGGGGTAACCAGGTCGTGGTCGTCTCGTCGGCCATGAGCGGCGTCACCAACGCATTGATCGACGCCGCGCGAGCCGCCGAGCGCGGCGACGAGAGCCCGAGCGTAGAAGCGCGGCGGCGGCTGTTTGCGCAGCACATCGGCGCGGCCACCACGATAACTCCCCAGCGCACCATCCAGGACAAGCTAATCGCCGACATCGACCGCGAGCTGACCGTGTTCGAGAACCTCGCGCGCAGCGTGCACATCCTCGGCGAACTGACCACGCGCGGGCTCGACGCCATCGCGCCGCGCGGCGAGATCATGCTCGTGCCGCTGCTGGCGCAGGCGCTGCGCGAGCGCGGGCTGAAGGCAGAGCCGATCATCGCCACCGAACTGATCGTCACCGACAGCGTGTACGGCAACGCCAGCCCGCTGATGGCGGAGACGACGGCCAAGGCGCGCGAGCGGCTGCTGCCACTGCTGGCCGGCGGCGTGGTGCCGGTCGTGACCGGGTTCATCGGCGCGACCACCGGCGGCGTGATGACCACGCTGGGCGGCCGCGGCGGCAGCGACTACACCGCGACCGTGCTCGGTGCGGTGCTCGACGCCGACGAGGTCTGGATCTGGACCGACGTCAACGGCGTGATGAGCGCCGATCCGCGCGTGGTGCCGAATGCGCGCACGCTGCCGGAGCTCTCGTACGCCGAGGCGGCCGAGTTGTCGTACTTCGGCGCGAAGGTGCTGCACCCCAAGACGATCGTGCCGATCGCGAGCAAGAAGAAACCGGTGCGCATCCTTAACACGTTCGAGCCGGACCATCCGGGCACGGCGATCGTGCCGCAGGCGCGCACCGACGCGCGCACGGTCAAGGCGATCACGGCGATCAAGAACCTGTGCATCCTCTCGCTGGCCGGCAGCGGCATGGCCGGGGTGCCGGGCGTGGCGGCCAAGCTGTTCGGCGCGGTCGCGCGCGAGGGCATCAGCGTGATGATGATCGCACAGTCGTCGTCGGAACTGGACATCTGCATCGTCATCGAGGAGTCGGCATCGGCGCGCGCCACCGCCGCCATCGAGCGCGAGTTCGAGCTGGAGCGGATGCGCGGCAATATCGACGGCGTGCGTGCCGACCATGACGTGACGATTGTCGCGGTGGTCGGCGCGGGGTTGCGCGCCACGCCGGGCATCGCGGCGCGCGTGTTCGGCGTGCTGGCCGAGCGCGGCATCAACATTATCAGCATCGCGCAAGGCTCCTCGGAGTACAACCTGTCGCTGGTCGTCAAGAACGAGCGCGCCAACGACAGCCTGCGCGCCATCCACGAGGCATTCGAATTGGAGCGGGCATGA
- a CDS encoding nucleotidyltransferase family protein, which translates to MNSLSLPKDKISEFCRRHHIRRLSVFGSALRPDFTPQSDVDILVEFEDGHTPGLSFFAMESELSGMLGRTVDLNTPQFLSQYFRDEVLAEAEAQYVET; encoded by the coding sequence ATGAACAGTCTCAGCCTACCTAAAGACAAAATCAGCGAGTTTTGCCGACGGCACCATATTCGCCGGCTCTCTGTATTTGGATCGGCGTTGCGCCCCGACTTTACTCCGCAAAGCGACGTAGACATTCTCGTGGAATTCGAGGATGGGCACACGCCCGGCCTGTCGTTTTTCGCCATGGAGTCCGAATTATCCGGCATGCTCGGGCGCACAGTCGACTTGAATACGCCGCAATTCCTGAGCCAGTATTTCCGTGACGAAGTGCTGGCGGAGGCCGAAGCGCAATATGTCGAAACATGA
- the pstC gene encoding phosphate ABC transporter permease subunit PstC yields MTTQPAPSPVTRSSRIRTQRLSLDNLFQSGITGMALAPILVLVALVVMLGSDSYPAIVRYGAGFLFSTTWDPVKEEFGAAIFIVGTILTSAIGLLIATPIAIGAAVYLSDYAPPRVQDLLSFLIELLAAIPSIIYGLWGFFVLAPIMRSMVEPFLKQTLSPIPILSALVEGPIIGKDVLTAGVILAIMIVPTIQSISREVIRAVPQAQREAMVGLGATRWEVIRHAVLPAARPGILAAALLGLARALGETMAVTMVIGNSAKRLSASLFTPGYTISSAIANQFIEADKDIYFSAIVELALVLLLVSTVMNLLARYFIQRANRGPGGAR; encoded by the coding sequence ATGACAACACAACCCGCTCCCTCGCCGGTTACCCGGTCGTCCCGCATACGCACCCAGCGTCTCAGCCTCGACAATCTGTTCCAGTCCGGCATTACCGGTATGGCGCTGGCGCCGATTCTCGTGCTGGTCGCGCTCGTCGTTATGCTCGGGTCGGATTCATATCCGGCCATTGTGCGTTATGGCGCGGGCTTTCTGTTCTCCACCACCTGGGATCCGGTCAAGGAAGAGTTCGGCGCCGCCATCTTCATCGTCGGCACCATCCTGACGTCGGCGATCGGCCTGTTGATCGCGACGCCGATCGCCATCGGCGCGGCCGTGTATTTGAGCGACTATGCGCCGCCGCGTGTGCAGGATCTGTTGAGCTTTCTGATCGAGTTGCTCGCGGCAATCCCCTCCATCATCTACGGCCTGTGGGGTTTCTTCGTGCTGGCGCCGATCATGCGATCGATGGTCGAGCCGTTTCTCAAGCAGACGCTGTCGCCGATCCCCATCCTGAGCGCGCTGGTCGAAGGGCCAATCATCGGCAAAGACGTCCTGACGGCGGGTGTGATCCTGGCGATCATGATCGTGCCAACCATCCAGTCGATCTCGCGCGAGGTGATCCGCGCCGTGCCGCAGGCGCAGCGCGAGGCGATGGTCGGCCTCGGTGCCACGCGCTGGGAGGTGATCCGCCACGCCGTGCTGCCCGCGGCGCGCCCCGGCATCCTGGCCGCCGCGCTGCTGGGTCTGGCGCGTGCGCTCGGCGAGACGATGGCAGTCACCATGGTCATCGGCAACTCGGCCAAGCGGCTCAGCGCGTCGCTGTTCACGCCGGGTTACACCATATCGAGCGCCATCGCCAACCAGTTCATCGAGGCTGACAAGGATATCTACTTCAGCGCGATCGTCGAGCTGGCGCTGGTGCTGCTGCTGGTCTCCACGGTCATGAATCTGCTGGCGCGCTATTTCATTCAGCGCGCCAATCGCGGTCCAGGCGGTGCGCGATGA